GACTGCGAGGGAGGTGCTGGTGAATTGGGTATGGATGAAGTTGGAGTTAAGGGTAATTCAACTTTGGATGATGAATATACCGTAGCAGGACTCTTTGGTGGCAAATGATCAAATTGCTCAATTTTCCTTTGAACTGGCTTAATATAAGCACTACTGCTTCCATTCacaattttgatttctgaCGGCAGGCTTTCTTTTGAATTCGAAAGGTAATCACTAAATGAAGTCAAGTAACGAGTTTCTTCATTTGAGCTATCACAATTTTTCGTTGAGGTAGTCTCCAAATAATCCGCACCAAGAGTATGATACCAATTTAAAATTCCACCAGAAAGAAACAGCGGAGCTATCTTTAATCTCGAGCTGATGTATTTGttattcatcaatattcCTATCAAAGAAATGAATGGATTTTCGTTTTCTAATACATCTATTATTCCATAAAGTCTTTCTTTGGAAGTCGAACCATAGTTATAATTATACACgataatgaaatcaaatttgttCCTATCCAAAAACATCTGAAACTCTTTCTCTGACAAAGATTTTCTCAACACTTCTTCCAAATCAGAATCTGTCGCAGATTGTGGTAATGATTCAATCTGTCGTGGTTctatatttatcaaattttcaaacttGATATGATTGTGTAAATAATCCTTCTTTAGTCTGTAGTCTATTAACAATACATGTTTTTCGCAAAGTGTAGTTTCAAGTTCAGCAGGGGTTATCCATTCATGATATATCAATTCCTTCTTAGTTGTAGTCGATGTATGTATTTTTTCTCCACTCAAAGATTTGAATCGATTGATAAGGGGGTCATcatctttatcatcatcgtcattCTTAAAATACCCTAACACCATTTTAAAGTTGCTTGCCTTCTTTCGGATTGATTGTTGTATTCCATTGTATATGTCAGCAGTTTTGGGACTTGATTTAGTTTTCATAACGGcgatcaattgaataatgatCATATACAGTACGTATGCCACCTCGTAATCACAGTACCCTATAGATTCTAAATTATTTACTTCTTTGTCAAATAGTTTTAGTAGATCAAGCTGAACGTTGAACAAAGATTTGAAACTCTCATGATTCTTTTTAAGTAATTCAACCAATGTTTTTGAAATGTGATCTAGTTCTGAAGTCAGCCTTACTAAATCTTTCATCTTCAAAGACCAGATGTTCGTGTGGGTGGTAATTGAGTTTAGGATCAGAAAGTGTACGAAATAATCGCCATCATCATATTTTTAATCGGTGCGGGTaggttttgttttgtgcaggttttttttttttttttattttctatGGTTGTATTTCCTGCGAATATGACTAGCAGCATTACCGCCTCGTCGCCGTAAAACTAAGAATTctgaaaattgaaaaacaatCATGTGTACTTTTAAAATAGAGCCTTTAAGGAAGATAGATGCTAAGCTATACGTAAGAAAACAAAGCTCAAAATAAAGCTAAATTGGTAGTGATACTTATTGACATATGATGCTAGGTAACTGCTGTATCAGGGGTTTCACAAGCATTCGGAGATACCAACAACTCCCCTTCCCTTAACTAAAAGATATATACAATAGAGAGAATGGACCATGACAGCTCAAACAAAAGATTTTGTTTTCGTGACATTTTTTTGGcattattaaaaaagtGCCTTTCATCTTAACCGTGGTATACAATTTGGTGCATGTTTTTAAATGTAGGTTTAGTATTATAATTGTGTTGTCTCTAGAGCGCTTAATCTTTTGGATTTTTGATATGTTTTaacctttttctttttttcttgttgtacGTGCTAGTATCGTAATCCTCTCATATCCATATCAATTTGACAACTTTGCAGCCGCCAAGCGAAATCCATCAATTACACTATCAACAAGAAATGGCTACGctcaaaaacaaaaacaataatctTAAGGCATGCTCGACATACACTGACAATGAAAACCACTTTTTGGTCGATTCGAGGTACGAAATTGTGCGAGTGTTGGGGAAAGGATCGTATGGAGTCGTTTGCTCAGCTATTGATACAAAAAGTTCAGTCTCAGCGATGGAGCACAAGATTGCCATAAAGAAAGTAACAAAGATCTTCAACAAGGACATCCTTTTAATTCGAGCAATACGAGAACTCAAGTTTATGATGTTTTTCAGAGGCCACAAGAATGTACGTACTCGGAACTTTAGACTTTGAAACTTTGTTTtacaattgtttttttttttttttactaaCATATCTTGTCAGATTGCAACTTTGCTTGACTTGGATGTTGTATATGTAAAACCTTATGAGGGtttgtattgttttcaaGAGCTAGCCGATTTAGATTTAGCCCGTGTTTTGTATTCAAATGTCCAATTTTCAGAATTTCACATTCAAAGCTTTATGTACCAAATCCTTTGCGGGCTCAAGTACATCCACTCAGCTGATGTAATACACCGGGACCTAAAGCCTGGGAATATATTGGTCACCACTCAAGGGACGTTGAAAATATGCGATTTTGGCTTAGCACGAGGAATCAATCCCGTATATTTTAGAAACCGCTCAGCTGTAATCACAAACTACGTTGCAACACGCTGGTACAGAGCTCCTGAATTAATAATGTCTACTAAAAACTACACAAAAGCGGTTGATGTCTGGGCTGTGGGCTGTATTCTTGGTGAGTTGTTTGGAAGAAGACCTTTATTTCCTGGTAAAAACCTGCATGAGCAAATTCATGAACTATTCAAGATAATAGGAAATCCtccaattgaaacaatcaaaaaatataaCTGGAAGGTAGAAGGACTACTTTGGGTAAAGTATAGACCGGTCAAGTGGAAGAGTTTGTATCCGTTTGCTCCTTCAAATGCATTAGAGTTGTTAGATAGTCTTCTACAATGGGATTACAAAGCAAGATTAGAAGTTGAACAAATACTAGAACAAgactttttcaaaaatttgcGGAACGTTCACGAAGAACCATTGAGCAAGGCAATTTTTGACTTTAGTTTTGAGGAGAAAGGAAAGAGTATCCCACAATTGAAAGAGATACTTGAAACGGAAGTAAGAGTATTCAAAGAGATTTCTAAAACGGGAATAGAGTGAGGAGTTTATCGGGTTACTACGTTCTACATTTCTTGTGGGGCAAATTTTTAAAGggaaaaatcaaaaaaaaagtgacAAAAATGACATACAACCACAAACCCCAGTTCAATCAGGAACACAAAAGAGTTCAAAAGTGGTTATGATTTCacatgaaaaaaaaaaagaaggaagaGAGAAAGAATACTACCGATCTCCGAGCTTTATAGTGATGATATAGTGACACAAGGAGCGAGACTGATAACGAACGATGTCCCGAGGAATAAACAAGCACTTTGCTCATAAAAAAAGTATATAAAGCTTAGTTGATTTGACAGATTTAGGAGTTGAGATGTTGAAATCCTTATACATCAAGCAAGGTTAAATTTTCTAGTTCCAACAGATAGTTCAGTTCATAAACATGCCAGTCGAAACCCACCCAGATTTTCAAGTTGTTAAGTTAGTTGTCAACGTTAAAGGAAAAGAACCATTTGATGTTCCAGTCAGAGGAGCTGACAGCATTACTGTCACAATTCCAGGTGGTGTAAAGTACCACATGACCATGCATTTTCAAGTTaagaacaagaaatatGAAAACCTCCGTTACGTTCAGGTAGCTAAAAAAGCAGGTATCACCATTAGAACCAGAGAATTAGAAATTGGTACATATGAACCATCAGAAGATACTGTTTACACTAAAGACTTCCCAGAAGATGAAACTCCAGGCTCTTGGTTGGCAAGAGGGATTTACTCTTGTAATTCCACATACTATGCTGGTGAAGAGAAATTGTTTTCCAATGACTGGAATCTTGAAATAGTTGCAAAGTAATAAATAGTGTAGTTCCTTTCTTCAATACagatatatttatatgGCAAAAAGACCAAGAAACCTAAAATTGCAAGATCATTTCCATTGTTTGGATTGGTACTTGCAGGGGATGTGTATTGTTGGTAGTCTAGTAGGCCAGAAATAAGAAATGCTGACTATTTCCAATTCTAGTGGTGTGAGTGAGGAAGTGCGAACGAGCTTAGTGCTCTGGTCTGAGGCAGTGTTAGGAAAGTGTGCGATAAAGCTGCACTTCACATTTTTCCTTCTATGTTCCCACTAGCAACAAAGGTACACCAATTGTGAAAATATGAGTATTCGTCCTGCCACCCACGCAGGTTCGTGGTATAGCAACAATCCTGCAAAATTAAGGAACCAGCTTGATCAGTTTTTTGCCAAGGCAAGATCATTGAAAACACCTCTTAGTGGTGAAGATGCCAGCAACGGCATTGATGGCGCAAGGATAATCATAGGACCACATGCTGGATATACATACTCTGGTGAAAGATTGGCCGAATCATTTAATGCTTGGGATACCTCAAAAGTTAAAAGAGTGTTTTTATTAGGTCCTTCTCATCACGTTTACTTCAAAAACAATGCATTACTCTCCCCCTTTGAATACTACGAGACAC
This is a stretch of genomic DNA from Candida dubliniensis CD36 chromosome 1, complete sequence. It encodes these proteins:
- a CDS encoding mitogen-activated protein kinase (MAP kinase), putative (deleted EC_number 2.7.1.37;~spliced gene;~Similar to C. albicans CSK1) is translated as MATLKNKNNNLKACSTYTDNENHFLVDSRYEIVRVLGKGSYGVVCSAIDTKSSVSAMEHKIAIKKVTKIFNKDILLIRAIRELKFMMFFRGHKNIATLLDLDVVYVKPYEGLYCFQELADLDLARVLYSNVQFSEFHIQSFMYQILCGLKYIHSADVIHRDLKPGNILVTTQGTLKICDFGLARGINPVYFRNRSAVITNYVATRWYRAPELIMSTKNYTKAVDVWAVGCILGELFGRRPLFPGKNSHEQIHELFKIIGNPPIETIKKYNWKVEGLLWVKYRPVKWKSLYPFAPSNALELLDSLLQWDYKARLEVEQILEQDFFKNLRNVHEEPLSKAIFDFSFEEKGKSIPQLKEILETEVRVFKEISKTGIE